A stretch of the Deltaproteobacteria bacterium genome encodes the following:
- a CDS encoding SEC-C metal-binding domain-containing protein, giving the protein MPPAGSRSFTLQSNGGLLNQLITDIEIAPAFDPATAAQQTNPYKPYKALWDTGATGTVITKKIVDDLGLKQIGITKVFHGDGSTDQPVYYINIMLPHRVAFSYIRATEGKLTGFDVLVGMDIIVKGDFAITNSDGKTTFSFRIPSEICIDFVKEHNSKNAPPRVGRNDPCSCGSGKKYKKCHGK; this is encoded by the coding sequence ATGCCACCCGCCGGCTCCCGCAGTTTCACTCTTCAGAGTAACGGTGGTCTTCTTAATCAGCTTATAACCGATATTGAAATTGCTCCTGCTTTTGATCCAGCCACCGCAGCACAACAAACAAATCCATATAAACCGTATAAAGCCCTTTGGGATACGGGCGCCACGGGAACCGTAATCACCAAAAAGATTGTCGATGATTTAGGTTTGAAGCAGATCGGCATAACAAAAGTATTTCATGGTGACGGATCAACCGATCAGCCGGTTTATTATATTAACATCATGCTCCCTCATCGGGTTGCCTTCTCTTACATTCGTGCGACCGAAGGGAAGCTTACTGGATTTGATGTTCTCGTCGGAATGGACATAATAGTAAAAGGTGATTTTGCCATTACGAACTCAGATGGTAAAACAACTTTCTCGTTCAGGATACCATCAGAGATCTGCATTGACTTCGTGAAAGAACATAATAGCAAGAACGCCCCACCTCGTGTCGGAAGAAACGATCCCTGCTCCTGCGGTAGCGGCAAGAAATACAAAAAGTGCCACGGTAAATAG
- a CDS encoding radical SAM protein has translation MKKIIFIEPKPPDFHIFSKMPLPRLGTVLLGTVLKEKGYDVRSYVEAVGELDLEDVLTADAVGISTITSTSSRAYEIARIVKKAGIPVFMGGAHVTYMPDEALEVCDYVLRGEADETIVDFIKALETGMGFEAITGLSYKKNGETIHNKTTSYCKDMDKFPCPDFSIVKGLEKEARKKLSITPIMTSRGCPYDCSFCSVTGMFGQKYRFRSKESVIEELQLNKDNGGKWVFFYDDNFSADKKRTKELLRLMIEKGLTPKWTAQVRVDVAKDPELLDLMKRSNCHTVYIGFESVNPETLKAYNKKQSVEDIKACIKKLHDHGIRIHGMFVFGSDNDTVETIQQTVSFAKKNNIESVQFMILTPLPGTGFFREMEKQNRFITKDWSLYDAHHAVFEPKKMTYHELQAETVKATARFYSIGQIIKRAVKLHMFNVSIKIYGRNLTKKWAKKNEYFLEYTKAITEKGKQIELAAKNTAEDIKERFRQLEISGVLARLNTAKTNLKW, from the coding sequence TTGAAAAAGATAATATTCATAGAGCCAAAACCGCCGGATTTTCATATATTCAGCAAGATGCCTCTGCCAAGGCTTGGCACCGTTCTTCTTGGAACAGTGCTTAAGGAAAAGGGATACGATGTCAGGAGTTATGTAGAGGCAGTCGGGGAATTAGATCTGGAGGATGTGCTTACAGCGGACGCTGTCGGCATATCAACGATTACATCTACATCTTCACGGGCATACGAGATAGCGAGAATTGTGAAAAAGGCAGGAATACCTGTTTTTATGGGAGGAGCTCATGTCACATATATGCCTGACGAGGCGCTGGAGGTATGCGATTATGTGCTGCGCGGAGAGGCAGATGAGACTATAGTAGATTTTATAAAGGCGCTTGAAACAGGCATGGGATTTGAGGCTATTACAGGACTTTCTTACAAAAAAAACGGAGAGACAATTCACAATAAGACAACCAGCTATTGCAAGGACATGGACAAGTTTCCATGCCCGGATTTCTCAATAGTCAAAGGCCTTGAAAAAGAGGCGCGCAAAAAGTTATCGATAACGCCGATAATGACATCCAGAGGATGCCCCTACGATTGCAGCTTTTGTTCTGTGACAGGGATGTTCGGCCAGAAATACAGGTTCAGGAGCAAAGAAAGTGTAATAGAAGAGCTCCAGCTTAACAAAGATAACGGTGGGAAATGGGTCTTCTTTTATGATGATAATTTTTCGGCGGACAAAAAAAGGACAAAGGAACTCTTAAGGCTTATGATAGAAAAGGGCCTGACCCCAAAATGGACTGCCCAGGTCCGGGTTGATGTTGCAAAAGACCCTGAACTTCTTGACCTTATGAAAAGGTCAAACTGTCATACTGTTTATATAGGTTTTGAATCTGTAAACCCGGAGACATTAAAGGCGTATAACAAAAAGCAGTCTGTTGAGGATATTAAAGCCTGTATAAAAAAACTCCATGACCACGGTATCCGCATCCATGGGATGTTTGTATTTGGTTCAGATAATGATACAGTTGAAACTATACAGCAGACTGTTTCTTTTGCAAAAAAGAACAACATTGAGTCTGTTCAATTCATGATACTTACACCGCTGCCGGGCACCGGCTTTTTCCGTGAAATGGAGAAACAGAACAGATTTATAACAAAGGACTGGAGCTTATATGATGCGCACCATGCTGTATTTGAGCCTAAGAAGATGACATACCATGAGCTTCAGGCTGAAACCGTTAAGGCAACCGCCAGATTTTACTCCATAGGTCAGATAATAAAAAGGGCCGTCAAACTGCACATGTTCAATGTGTCAATTAAGATATATGGTAGAAACCTTACAAAAAAATGGGCAAAGAAGAACGAATATTTTCTTGAATATACCAAGGCCATTACTGAAAAGGGCAAACAGATAGAACTGGCCGCTAAAAATACGGCAGAGGACATAAAGGAAAGGTTCAGGCAGCTTGAAATAAGCGGTGTACTGGCAAGGTTAAATACAGCAAAAACAAATTTGAAGTGGTAA
- a CDS encoding transglycosylase SLT domain-containing protein, which translates to MKTQTFRTPSPKYSGQWSVVRKGLMRLVLFLLVTASPAFAIEGGITAVHSQDKTILATAMEKQEEENNSGQDAVPDKEQYLQRLDDLTAETPDDEIEEEITYDVPVVVNDKVEFFIKYFQTRGRKYFEKWLARSEMYLPMLKDIFRQNGLPEDLTYLALIESGFNPNARSRSRAVGMWQFMKWTGKKYGLKADLWVDERKDPEKATRAAAKYLKDLYGIFNSWHLAAASYNAGEGRILRAMKKHKTDDFWIVAKQKKTLKRETRDYIPKYIAAMIIAKEPAKYGFTDMEYQPRIAYDKIVIPGATDLRVIANACECPVEDIKELNPELLKWFTPPNYPEYEIKLPKEKAGVFQANFIVIPPQERLNFLVHTVKKGETLSLIAKKYGASIDSILYLNKLKSAKYVKVGIEIVIPVRPKKMAAPVTASSNPRG; encoded by the coding sequence ATGAAAACACAGACATTCCGCACCCCATCTCCAAAATATAGTGGCCAGTGGTCAGTGGTCAGAAAAGGTCTAATGAGGTTGGTTTTGTTTTTACTGGTCACTGCTTCTCCTGCCTTCGCCATTGAAGGCGGTATAACTGCCGTCCATTCACAGGATAAAACTATTCTTGCCACAGCCATGGAAAAGCAGGAAGAAGAGAACAACAGCGGGCAGGATGCAGTTCCCGATAAGGAGCAGTATCTTCAAAGGCTTGATGATTTGACTGCTGAAACTCCAGACGATGAGATAGAAGAAGAAATAACCTATGATGTGCCTGTTGTTGTAAATGATAAGGTTGAGTTCTTCATAAAGTATTTTCAAACACGCGGTAGAAAATATTTCGAAAAATGGCTTGCCAGGTCTGAGATGTATCTTCCTATGCTTAAGGATATATTCAGGCAAAACGGCCTTCCTGAAGACCTGACCTATCTTGCCTTGATAGAGAGCGGCTTTAATCCCAATGCCAGGTCAAGGTCAAGGGCTGTCGGGATGTGGCAGTTTATGAAATGGACAGGGAAGAAATACGGCCTGAAGGCAGACTTGTGGGTAGATGAAAGAAAAGATCCGGAAAAAGCCACACGGGCTGCCGCAAAATATCTCAAAGACCTATACGGCATATTTAATTCATGGCACCTTGCGGCAGCAAGTTATAATGCAGGAGAAGGCCGCATCTTGCGGGCTATGAAAAAACATAAGACGGATGATTTCTGGATTGTTGCAAAACAGAAAAAGACATTAAAGAGGGAAACAAGGGATTATATACCAAAATACATCGCTGCCATGATTATTGCCAAAGAACCCGCAAAATATGGCTTTACAGACATGGAATATCAACCCCGGATTGCTTACGATAAGATTGTCATCCCAGGTGCAACAGATTTAAGGGTTATTGCAAATGCGTGTGAGTGCCCTGTTGAAGACATAAAGGAATTGAACCCGGAACTTTTAAAATGGTTTACCCCCCCGAACTACCCGGAATATGAGATAAAATTGCCAAAGGAAAAGGCCGGGGTATTTCAAGCAAATTTTATAGTAATCCCTCCGCAGGAACGGCTTAACTTTTTAGTGCATACGGTAAAAAAAGGCGAAACCCTTTCGCTTATAGCAAAAAAATACGGCGCATCCATTGATTCTATCCTGTATCTGAACAAACTAAAAAGCGCAAAATATGTGAAGGTTGGCATAGAGATAGTGATTCCTGTAAGGCCTAAAAAGATGGCCGCTCCGGTAACTGCCTCATCCAATCCAAGAGGCTAA
- a CDS encoding glutamate-5-semialdehyde dehydrogenase, giving the protein MSTIKSDIKQIAKSAREASLKLANINTGVKNKALLRMSDELLKNGNKIEEANKKDIKAAEDKGLSRAMIDRLTITDKVLKTMSDGIKEVAGLSDPVGEVTRMWKRPNGLLVGKMRIPLGVIGIIYEARPNVTADAAALCLKSGNAVVLRGGSEAINSNLAIAKVLQDACRKEGIPDTAIQVVPTTDREAVLEMLKLEEYIDLIIPRGGEGLIRFVVDNSKIPVIKHYKGVCHIFVDEYADLDMALKVCFNAKVQRPGVCNAMETLLVHKNIAKEFLPKMGKKYQDAKVELRGCAETRKILPYAKPAAEEDWPAEYLDLILAIKVVKDMDEAISHIAKYGSLHTESIITKDYSNSQRFLREVNSSTVLINASTRFSDGFELGLGAEIGISTTKIHAFGPMGLLELTTQKFIIYGEGQVRE; this is encoded by the coding sequence ATGTCTACAATAAAATCCGATATAAAACAAATTGCTAAATCCGCAAGAGAGGCATCTTTAAAGCTTGCCAATATAAATACTGGCGTAAAGAATAAAGCCCTTTTAAGGATGTCCGATGAGCTTCTGAAAAATGGAAACAAAATAGAAGAGGCTAACAAAAAAGACATTAAAGCCGCAGAGGACAAGGGTTTATCAAGGGCAATGATTGACAGGCTTACAATTACCGACAAGGTTTTAAAGACCATGTCCGACGGCATAAAAGAGGTTGCCGGCCTTTCTGACCCTGTTGGCGAGGTTACCCGTATGTGGAAAAGGCCAAATGGCCTTCTTGTCGGGAAGATGAGGATACCGCTTGGCGTTATCGGAATAATCTATGAGGCAAGGCCGAATGTTACTGCTGATGCGGCAGCGCTTTGTTTAAAATCAGGCAATGCTGTTGTCTTAAGAGGCGGTTCAGAGGCAATAAATTCAAACCTTGCCATTGCAAAGGTTTTGCAGGATGCGTGCAGAAAAGAAGGTATTCCTGACACGGCAATTCAGGTTGTGCCGACAACCGACAGAGAGGCAGTTTTGGAGATGTTGAAACTTGAGGAATATATTGACCTCATTATTCCCAGGGGCGGCGAGGGGCTTATCAGGTTTGTTGTAGACAATTCTAAAATCCCTGTTATCAAGCACTATAAAGGCGTGTGCCACATATTTGTGGATGAATACGCTGATTTAGATATGGCTCTTAAGGTGTGTTTTAACGCCAAGGTTCAAAGGCCTGGGGTTTGCAATGCTATGGAGACTTTGCTTGTCCATAAAAATATTGCCAAAGAGTTTTTGCCGAAAATGGGCAAGAAATATCAGGATGCTAAAGTTGAACTCAGGGGATGCGCGGAAACAAGAAAGATTCTGCCATATGCCAAACCCGCAGCAGAAGAGGACTGGCCGGCAGAGTATCTGGATTTGATTCTTGCGATAAAGGTTGTAAAAGATATGGATGAGGCAATATCGCACATTGCAAAATATGGGTCGCTTCATACTGAATCAATAATCACAAAGGATTACAGCAACAGCCAGAGATTTTTGCGGGAGGTCAATTCATCGACTGTCCTTATAAATGCCTCTACAAGATTTTCTGACGGCTTTGAGCTTGGCCTTGGCGCGGAGATCGGCATATCAACAACAAAGATTCACGCCTTTGGCCCGATGGGGCTTCTTGAGCTTACAACACAGAAATTTATAATTTATGGAGAGGGGCAGGTAAGGGAGTAA
- the mtnA gene encoding S-methyl-5-thioribose-1-phosphate isomerase, with protein MFKTVEWKNNSIVMIDQRLLPNEEVYRTYTDFLDVAEAIREMVVRGAPAIGVAAAMGVALGASQINAKGRKGFVKEFEKICKVMASTRPTAVNLFWAIDRMKRVVKADTGMSPDEIKERLVQEAKGIHDEDIEINKKMGRYGSKLIKNKATVLTHCNAGALATAGYGTALGVIRAAIEDGKKIKVFADETRPFLQGSRLTAWELMKDNIDTTLITDSMAGYMMKKGLIDLVIVGADRIAANGDVANKIGTYSVAVLAKEHKIPFYVAAPISTIDLDIKHGDKIPIEERDIREITHIKNIPIAPLGIKVRNPAFDVTPNRLVTAIITENGIAGKPFEKSLKRMVKG; from the coding sequence ATGTTTAAAACCGTAGAATGGAAAAACAACAGCATTGTAATGATAGACCAGAGGCTTTTGCCAAACGAAGAGGTCTATAGGACATATACAGATTTCCTTGATGTGGCAGAGGCCATACGGGAGATGGTTGTAAGAGGCGCGCCTGCAATCGGCGTTGCAGCGGCAATGGGCGTTGCGCTGGGCGCATCTCAGATAAATGCGAAAGGGCGCAAGGGATTTGTAAAAGAGTTTGAAAAGATTTGCAAGGTTATGGCCTCCACCCGTCCGACAGCAGTAAACCTTTTCTGGGCAATTGACAGGATGAAGCGGGTTGTAAAGGCAGATACAGGGATGTCTCCGGATGAGATTAAGGAAAGACTTGTTCAGGAGGCAAAAGGGATTCATGATGAAGATATTGAGATAAATAAAAAGATGGGCAGGTATGGAAGCAAGCTCATAAAAAATAAGGCAACTGTGCTTACACACTGCAATGCAGGCGCGCTTGCAACCGCCGGTTACGGCACAGCCCTTGGCGTAATAAGGGCGGCAATTGAAGATGGGAAAAAAATCAAGGTTTTTGCGGATGAGACAAGGCCATTTTTGCAGGGATCAAGGCTCACAGCGTGGGAGCTTATGAAAGACAACATAGATACCACGCTTATAACTGATAGTATGGCAGGATATATGATGAAAAAGGGATTGATAGATTTGGTAATTGTTGGCGCTGACAGGATTGCCGCAAATGGCGATGTGGCTAATAAGATAGGGACATATTCTGTTGCGGTTCTCGCAAAGGAGCACAAGATACCTTTTTATGTTGCCGCCCCCATATCCACTATAGATTTAGACATAAAACATGGAGATAAGATTCCGATTGAGGAAAGGGATATAAGGGAGATTACACATATAAAAAACATTCCCATTGCCCCTCTTGGCATAAAGGTAAGAAACCCTGCCTTTGATGTAACACCGAACAGACTGGTAACAGCCATTATCACAGAAAATGGGATTGCCGGAAAACCCTTTGAAAAGAGCTTGAAAAGAATGGTCAAAGGATAG
- a CDS encoding FAD-linked oxidase C-terminal domain-containing protein gives MLSKNIITEMINIVGKENISTDREDLICYSYDATNQKFLPDAVVFPKGAEEISIILKLANKEVFPVIPRGAGSGFSGGSLPVEGGVVVSLERMNKILKVDADNLIAIVEPGVVTGDLQEEVERLGLFYPPDPSSLKFCTIGGNVAECAGGPRAVKYGVTKDYVLGLEVVLPTGGIINTGAQTIKAVVGYDLTKLMVGSEGTLGIITKIILKLLALPEATKTMLAVFTDMRDAAKTVSKIISSKIIPSTLEFMDKDSIKCVEDYSGMGLSDNVDALLLIEVDGGKELVENQAETIKKICLDNGAKEVRIAGDKREVKKLWQLRRSISPALAKLKPNKINEDIVVPRSKIPDAIIGIRRIAGKYNLTNANFGHAGDGNIHVNIMIDKSLKDELNRAEEAVKEIFELVISLGGTISGEHGIGTTKMPYIGMELSQLAIDIMKKIKHALDPKGILNPGKIFPQ, from the coding sequence ATGCTTTCCAAAAACATCATAACAGAGATGATCAATATCGTCGGCAAGGAAAATATTTCCACTGACAGGGAAGACCTTATCTGTTATTCCTACGATGCGACAAACCAAAAGTTCCTGCCGGATGCGGTTGTTTTCCCCAAAGGCGCTGAAGAGATATCCATTATTTTAAAGCTGGCCAATAAAGAGGTATTTCCTGTTATTCCCCGCGGCGCAGGCTCAGGTTTTTCAGGAGGTTCTTTGCCGGTTGAGGGCGGGGTAGTTGTATCTCTTGAGAGGATGAATAAAATCCTGAAGGTTGATGCTGATAATCTCATTGCCATTGTTGAGCCCGGAGTTGTTACAGGGGATTTGCAGGAGGAGGTGGAAAGGCTCGGCCTGTTCTATCCGCCTGACCCGTCAAGCCTTAAATTCTGCACTATCGGCGGAAATGTAGCAGAATGTGCGGGCGGGCCGAGGGCTGTGAAATATGGCGTTACAAAAGATTATGTCCTGGGGCTTGAGGTTGTTCTACCTACCGGCGGGATAATAAACACAGGCGCTCAGACTATAAAAGCCGTTGTAGGGTATGACTTGACAAAATTGATGGTCGGTTCAGAAGGCACATTAGGCATTATTACAAAGATTATATTGAAACTTCTCGCTCTGCCGGAGGCTACAAAGACCATGCTTGCGGTTTTTACCGATATGCGGGATGCAGCCAAAACTGTTTCAAAGATAATTTCTTCAAAGATTATTCCTTCAACACTGGAGTTTATGGATAAAGACAGTATAAAATGTGTTGAAGATTATTCAGGTATGGGACTTTCGGATAATGTTGATGCGCTTCTTTTGATAGAAGTGGATGGAGGTAAGGAACTTGTGGAAAATCAGGCAGAGACCATTAAGAAGATATGTCTTGATAATGGAGCGAAGGAGGTAAGGATCGCCGGAGATAAAAGGGAGGTGAAAAAACTCTGGCAGTTGCGCCGCTCTATATCGCCGGCATTGGCAAAACTAAAGCCAAACAAGATAAACGAGGATATTGTTGTGCCGAGGAGCAAAATCCCTGATGCGATAATCGGTATAAGGCGGATTGCGGGAAAATACAATCTGACCAATGCCAACTTCGGCCATGCAGGCGACGGAAATATCCATGTGAACATTATGATTGATAAGTCTCTTAAGGATGAGCTTAACAGGGCAGAAGAGGCTGTAAAAGAGATATTTGAGCTTGTAATTAGTCTTGGCGGAACCATTTCAGGCGAGCATGGGATTGGCACAACCAAGATGCCGTATATAGGAATGGAATTGAGCCAACTTGCGATAGATATAATGAAAAAGATAAAACATGCTTTAGACCCAAAGGGGATATTGAATCCTGGAAAGATATTTCCTCAATAA
- the mnmE gene encoding tRNA uridine-5-carboxymethylaminomethyl(34) synthesis GTPase MnmE translates to MNLSDTISAIATPHGEGGIGIIRISGADAENIARTVFKPRKIPPSVPLCQRGIQGDFAKGGIFENRRLYFGTIFNPSDNTPLDDALMAIMRKPDSFTGEDVVEFHCHGGQLVLQRVLEAVLRQGARLAEPGEFSKRAFLNGKMDLAQAEAVIDLIRAKTDLSLRLARLQMEGVLSRKVNQIKESAVGLLVSIEAGLDFPDEEDVTILSGSEINKRLKQISGEIKKLLSTYEEGKIIREGINCIILGRPNVGKSSLLNLLLKEERAIVTAIPGTTRDIIEEVVNIKGIPLRLMDTAGLRETQDEIESIGIRFTMKRLESSQMVLFVVDLSDGEFKEDIGILEKISDKKIIIIGNKIDKASIEAVSSFHSAFKEMTKLEISALLNKGIEELRQTIYNEAIGHKADESIGVVISNVRHKISLEKAQRAVAKAEEALENGLSGEFIAVELKEAIERLGEITGAVTTEDILDRIFSQFCIGK, encoded by the coding sequence ATGAATCTCTCCGATACCATATCTGCCATAGCAACCCCTCATGGAGAAGGCGGAATCGGCATTATAAGGATAAGCGGCGCTGATGCAGAAAACATTGCCAGAACTGTATTCAAACCCCGCAAAATTCCCCCTTCTGTCCCCCTTTGTCAAAGGGGGATACAGGGGGATTTTGCAAAAGGGGGGATTTTTGAAAACCGCCGCCTCTACTTCGGAACAATCTTTAACCCATCCGATAACACCCCTCTTGATGACGCGCTTATGGCAATAATGAGAAAACCAGATTCCTTCACAGGCGAGGATGTGGTGGAATTTCACTGTCACGGCGGCCAGCTTGTGCTGCAAAGGGTGCTGGAGGCTGTTTTGCGGCAGGGGGCGCGATTGGCAGAGCCAGGCGAATTCAGCAAAAGGGCATTTTTAAACGGCAAGATGGATCTGGCCCAGGCAGAGGCTGTTATAGATTTAATAAGGGCAAAGACAGATTTGAGCTTAAGGCTTGCACGTCTTCAGATGGAGGGCGTTCTTTCCAGAAAGGTAAATCAGATAAAAGAGTCTGCCGTAGGTCTTCTTGTTTCCATAGAGGCAGGCCTTGATTTTCCGGATGAAGAGGACGTGACAATCCTTTCTGGTTCGGAGATTAACAAACGACTAAAGCAAATAAGCGGCGAAATAAAGAAACTCCTTTCCACATACGAAGAGGGGAAGATTATACGGGAAGGGATAAACTGCATTATCCTGGGAAGGCCTAATGTCGGAAAGTCAAGCCTTTTAAATCTCCTCTTAAAAGAGGAACGCGCCATTGTTACAGCAATTCCCGGGACAACCAGGGATATTATAGAGGAGGTTGTTAATATAAAAGGCATACCGCTAAGACTCATGGACACAGCAGGCCTAAGAGAGACACAGGATGAGATTGAAAGCATAGGCATACGGTTTACCATGAAAAGGCTTGAATCCAGCCAGATGGTTCTTTTTGTAGTGGATCTGTCGGATGGCGAATTTAAGGAAGATATCGGAATTCTGGAAAAGATTTCGGACAAAAAAATTATTATTATTGGGAATAAGATAGATAAGGCATCTATAGAGGCTGTCAGTTCCTTCCATAGCGCATTCAAAGAAATGACAAAGTTAGAGATTTCCGCGCTGCTGAATAAGGGCATTGAGGAGTTAAGACAGACAATATACAATGAGGCAATCGGGCATAAGGCCGATGAATCTATTGGCGTAGTTATCTCCAATGTGCGGCACAAGATTAGCCTTGAAAAGGCGCAGAGGGCTGTTGCAAAGGCAGAAGAAGCCCTGGAAAACGGCCTGTCCGGAGAATTCATTGCAGTAGAGCTTAAAGAAGCAATAGAAAGACTCGGCGAAATAACAGGGGCAGTAACAACAGAGGATATTCTTGACAGGATATTCAGCCAGTTTTGCATAGGAAAATAA
- a CDS encoding molybdopterin molybdotransferase MoeA, producing MISVEAALEIILSGIKPLGMERINILSSLGRVLGEDITASTDNPPWDNSAMDGYALRAIDTKTASKDKPIILKVIEDLPAGYTAKKTIKKGEAIRIMTGAPMPKGADAVLMVEDTEKSEVKSQKSEVKIFREAKLGDNIRKAGEDFRKGDIVLTKGISIRPAEIGMLAAVGKPVIYVHQRPKVAVLSTGDELVEIDETPTDGKIRNSNSYAIAAQVKTYGAIPVQLGIARDNKKDLREKLEFGLTADCIVSSGGVSVGDFDFVKDVLKEMGSEMRFWKVAMKPGKPLAFGVIGGKPAFGLPGNPISSMVAFEQFAMPAILKMMGKREIFKRVFDALLTKPIKKKPGRVHFVRAALEQKNGQFYAAPLEGQGSGILSSMVKANCLIILPEDAKDIEKDSKVKVQMLDHGFLYQDKPGY from the coding sequence ATGATTTCAGTTGAAGCAGCGCTTGAAATAATCTTAAGCGGGATAAAACCCCTTGGCATGGAGAGAATAAATATCCTCTCCTCGCTCGGAAGGGTTTTGGGCGAGGATATAACTGCCTCTACAGACAATCCACCGTGGGATAATTCTGCAATGGACGGTTATGCCTTAAGGGCAATTGATACAAAAACGGCATCAAAGGACAAACCTATAATCCTTAAAGTTATAGAAGACCTGCCGGCAGGTTATACGGCAAAAAAGACTATTAAAAAAGGCGAGGCAATAAGGATAATGACAGGGGCGCCTATGCCAAAGGGCGCTGATGCAGTGCTGATGGTGGAGGATACGGAAAAGTCAGAAGTCAAAAGTCAAAAGTCAGAAGTAAAAATATTTAGAGAAGCAAAGCTTGGGGACAATATAAGGAAAGCAGGAGAGGATTTCAGGAAAGGCGATATTGTTTTAACAAAAGGCATAAGTATACGGCCTGCTGAAATAGGTATGCTTGCAGCAGTCGGCAAGCCTGTTATCTATGTGCATCAAAGGCCAAAGGTTGCTGTGCTTTCAACAGGGGATGAACTGGTTGAGATAGATGAAACGCCAACAGACGGCAAGATAAGAAATAGCAACAGCTATGCTATTGCCGCTCAAGTAAAGACATACGGCGCAATCCCTGTTCAACTTGGCATAGCCAGAGACAATAAAAAAGACCTTCGGGAAAAACTTGAGTTTGGCCTGACAGCAGACTGCATTGTATCATCCGGCGGCGTTTCTGTGGGAGATTTTGACTTTGTAAAGGATGTTCTGAAGGAAATGGGTTCCGAGATGAGATTCTGGAAGGTGGCAATGAAACCCGGTAAACCCCTTGCATTTGGCGTTATCGGAGGCAAACCTGCATTCGGCCTGCCGGGAAATCCTATTTCATCAATGGTTGCATTTGAACAGTTTGCAATGCCTGCCATTTTAAAGATGATGGGAAAAAGAGAGATTTTTAAGAGGGTATTTGATGCGCTGCTTACCAAACCTATAAAGAAAAAACCAGGGAGGGTGCATTTTGTAAGGGCGGCGCTTGAACAAAAGAATGGCCAATTTTACGCTGCGCCTCTGGAGGGCCAGGGTTCAGGCATATTGAGCAGCATGGTAAAAGCCAATTGCCTTATAATTCTCCCGGAAGATGCCAAGGATATAGAAAAGGACAGCAAGGTAAAGGTTCAGATGCTGGATCATGGTTTTTTATATCAGGATAAGCCTGGATATTAA